One Micromonospora sp. FIMYZ51 genomic window carries:
- the otsB gene encoding trehalose-phosphatase — MPPAGTMAPELRAAIGRIARVPQLLVACDYDGTLAPIVADPSKAVPLPESVAAVRALAALPQTTVAVVSGRALRDLAALSRLPSEVHLVGSHGSEFDIGFVERLSPELIAVRTRLRESLREIASAHPGVRLERKPASVAVHTRGVAPQIAAAAIEAVRNGPATWPDVTVTQGKEVIELSVVATHKGTAVDQLRTQLSASAVLFIGDDVTDENAFGNLSGPDVGIKIGPGETKADYRVAEPIEAARALGLLLETRRHWLFGERAVPIERHSMLANGRTVALLTPDAKVTWLCHPKPDSAAIFADLVGGSPAGHFSVAPERGGIPLGQRYRSGTMTVETRWSGLTVTDWLDKPDPKATPDGPAIIAGDSTLIRVLTGTGRVRLEFAPRPEFAQVAVQLQPLGDGLLVLGSNEPAALYSPGVQWEVGNDGGYASAKAVVDLAALGGQVVLELRFGTHSLEHHRLPIHERQAAAERPWKDWVATLRLPTTARDLVARSALTLRGLCHEATGSILAAATTSLPEELGGVRNWDYRYCWLRDAAMTARALVDLGSISEAEAFLRWVDGCVERTGGHPERLHPLYTVDGYELGAEAVIDTLPGYAGSRPVRVGNLANHQLQLDVFGPIADLIAATADVRGSVRAEEWRVLENMVEAVRRRWHEPDHGIWEARLPPRHHIFSKVMCWMTVDRALHVARQHGGGDRVEWVELRDRIAANVLEYGWHEHAEAYSVAYGDEDMDASSLWIGLSGLLPGDDPRFLSTVLKIEADLRSGPVVYRYHWDDGLPGREGGFHICTAWLIEAYLRTGRRTDAEELFTQMIDTAGPTGLLPEQYDPLAERGLGNHPQAYSHLGVIRCALLLDNMLKQ; from the coding sequence ATGCCCCCTGCGGGCACCATGGCACCGGAACTCCGGGCCGCCATCGGGCGAATCGCCCGGGTACCTCAGCTCCTGGTCGCCTGCGACTACGACGGCACCCTCGCGCCGATCGTGGCGGACCCGAGCAAGGCCGTACCGTTGCCGGAGTCGGTTGCCGCGGTGCGCGCACTTGCCGCGCTGCCGCAGACCACGGTCGCCGTGGTCTCCGGGCGTGCGCTGCGTGACCTGGCCGCGCTCTCCCGGCTGCCAAGCGAGGTTCACCTGGTCGGCAGCCACGGCTCCGAGTTCGACATCGGCTTCGTCGAACGGCTCTCCCCCGAACTGATCGCCGTACGCACCCGGCTGCGGGAGTCGCTGCGCGAGATCGCCTCGGCCCACCCGGGTGTACGGCTCGAACGCAAGCCGGCAAGCGTCGCGGTACACACCCGTGGGGTCGCCCCCCAGATCGCCGCCGCAGCCATCGAGGCGGTCCGCAACGGCCCCGCCACCTGGCCGGACGTCACCGTCACCCAGGGCAAGGAGGTAATCGAGCTGTCCGTGGTGGCCACCCACAAGGGCACCGCGGTCGACCAACTGCGTACCCAGCTCTCGGCCAGCGCGGTGCTCTTCATCGGCGACGACGTCACCGACGAGAACGCCTTCGGCAACCTGAGCGGCCCCGACGTCGGCATCAAGATCGGGCCGGGCGAGACCAAGGCCGACTACCGGGTGGCCGAGCCGATCGAGGCCGCCCGGGCACTCGGCCTGCTGCTGGAGACCCGCCGGCACTGGCTCTTCGGCGAGCGGGCGGTGCCGATCGAACGGCACTCGATGCTTGCCAACGGGCGTACGGTCGCGCTGCTCACGCCCGACGCGAAGGTGACCTGGCTCTGCCACCCCAAGCCCGACTCGGCCGCGATCTTCGCCGACCTGGTCGGCGGCAGCCCGGCCGGGCACTTCAGCGTCGCACCGGAGCGCGGCGGCATTCCGCTCGGTCAGCGCTACCGGTCGGGCACGATGACCGTGGAGACCCGCTGGTCGGGGCTTACCGTCACGGACTGGCTCGACAAGCCGGACCCGAAGGCCACCCCGGACGGTCCGGCGATCATCGCCGGAGACTCCACCCTGATCCGGGTCCTCACCGGTACCGGCCGGGTACGGCTGGAATTCGCGCCACGGCCGGAGTTCGCCCAGGTCGCGGTGCAGCTCCAACCGCTCGGCGACGGCCTGCTCGTGCTCGGTTCCAACGAGCCGGCCGCGCTCTACTCCCCCGGCGTGCAGTGGGAGGTGGGCAACGACGGCGGGTACGCCAGCGCCAAGGCGGTGGTGGATCTCGCCGCGCTCGGCGGGCAGGTGGTGCTGGAACTGCGCTTCGGTACGCACAGCCTGGAACACCACCGGCTACCGATCCACGAGCGGCAGGCCGCGGCGGAGCGACCCTGGAAGGATTGGGTCGCCACGTTGCGGCTGCCCACCACCGCCCGGGACCTGGTCGCCCGCAGCGCGCTGACGTTGCGCGGCCTCTGCCACGAGGCGACCGGCTCCATCCTGGCGGCGGCGACCACCTCGCTTCCCGAGGAGTTGGGCGGCGTACGCAACTGGGACTACCGCTACTGCTGGCTGCGCGACGCCGCGATGACCGCCCGTGCCCTTGTCGACCTGGGTTCGATAAGCGAGGCCGAGGCGTTCCTGCGCTGGGTGGACGGCTGCGTGGAACGCACCGGCGGGCACCCCGAGCGGCTGCACCCGCTCTACACGGTGGACGGCTACGAGCTGGGTGCCGAGGCCGTGATCGACACCCTGCCCGGCTACGCCGGGTCCCGGCCGGTCCGCGTCGGCAACCTCGCCAACCACCAGCTCCAACTGGACGTCTTCGGCCCGATCGCCGACCTGATCGCCGCCACCGCCGACGTACGCGGCTCGGTACGGGCCGAGGAGTGGCGGGTGCTGGAGAACATGGTCGAGGCGGTCCGCCGCCGCTGGCACGAGCCGGACCACGGCATCTGGGAGGCCCGGCTGCCGCCCCGGCACCACATCTTCTCGAAGGTGATGTGCTGGATGACCGTCGACCGGGCGCTGCACGTGGCCCGCCAGCACGGCGGCGGAGACCGGGTGGAGTGGGTGGAGCTACGCGACCGGATCGCCGCAAACGTGCTCGAATACGGGTGGCACGAGCACGCCGAGGCGTACAGCGTCGCGTACGGCGACGAGGACATGGACGCCTCGTCGTTGTGGATCGGCCTGTCCGGCCTGTTGCCCGGTGACGACCCGCGCTTCCTCTCCACGGTGCTGAAGATCGAGGCGGACCTGCGCAGCGGCCCGGTGGTCTACCGCTACCACTGGGACGACGGTCTGCCCGGGCGCGAGGGTGGCTTCCACATCTGCACCGCGTGGCTGATCGAGGCGTACCTGCGTACCGGCCGGCGTACCGACGCCGAGGAGCTGTTCACCCAGATGATCGACACGGCGGGCCCGACCGGGCTGTTGCCCGAGCAGTACGACCCGCTCGCCGAGCGCGGCCTGGGCAACCACCCGCAGGCGTACAGCCACCTCGGGGTCATCCGCTGCGCACTGCTGCTGGACAACATGCTCAAGCAGTAG